The Martelella sp. AD-3 genome includes a region encoding these proteins:
- the rpmC gene encoding 50S ribosomal protein L29: MKTSDVHAMTEDQLKDELAKLKKEQFNLRFQKATGQLEKTARIKEVRRDIARVKTIAAQKAAAAKA; the protein is encoded by the coding sequence ATGAAAACTTCTGACGTACACGCCATGACCGAAGACCAGCTCAAGGACGAGCTCGCCAAGCTGAAGAAGGAGCAGTTCAACCTGCGCTTCCAGAAGGCGACCGGACAGCTGGAAAAAACGGCGCGCATCAAGGAAGTGCGCCGCGACATCGCGCGTGTGAAAACCATTGCTGCCCAGAAGGCGGCGGCCGCCAAGGCCTGA
- the rpsQ gene encoding 30S ribosomal protein S17, with translation MPKRILQGVVVSDKNDKTVVVRVERRFAHPLMQKTVRRSKKYKAHDAENQYKIGDTVFIEECAPISKDKRWTVVSAQA, from the coding sequence ATGCCTAAACGCATCCTGCAAGGCGTTGTCGTCAGCGACAAGAACGATAAAACGGTCGTAGTCCGGGTTGAGCGTCGTTTCGCCCACCCGCTGATGCAGAAGACTGTACGCCGCTCGAAGAAGTACAAGGCGCATGACGCCGAAAACCAGTACAAGATCGGGGATACCGTATTCATCGAGGAATGCGCGCCGATCTCCAAGGACAAGCGCTGGACGGTGGTTTCCGCCCAGGCCTGA
- the rplN gene encoding 50S ribosomal protein L14, whose translation MIQMQTNLDVADNSGARRVMCIKVLGGSKRKYASIGDIIVVSVKEAVPRGRVKKGDVMKAVVVRTAKDIRRADGSVIRFDSNAAVLINNNKEPIGTRIFGPVPRELRGKSHMKIISLAPEVL comes from the coding sequence ATGATTCAGATGCAAACAAACCTCGACGTGGCGGATAATTCCGGCGCGCGTCGTGTCATGTGCATCAAGGTTCTGGGCGGCTCCAAGCGTAAATATGCCTCGATCGGCGACATCATCGTCGTATCGGTGAAAGAGGCTGTTCCGCGCGGACGCGTCAAGAAGGGCGATGTGATGAAGGCCGTTGTCGTTCGCACGGCAAAGGACATCCGCCGCGCTGACGGCTCCGTCATCCGCTTCGACAGCAATGCTGCCGTTCTGATCAACAACAACAAAGAGCCGATTGGTACGCGTATCTTCGGGCCGGTTCCGCGCGAGCTGCGTGGCAAGAGCCATATGAAGATCATCTCCCTGGCTCCGGAAGTTCTGTAA